One part of the Myxococcus stipitatus genome encodes these proteins:
- a CDS encoding glycoside hydrolase family 19 protein, whose amino-acid sequence MSGGVVAALLAAAVSGAGGLLVLRRRAPAGVQDVLTLDELRELTPRLTEAKRVEYLPYINQALREWDITSYARVTAWLGQMLFESNQFAAWREVGDASAYEGRASLGNTQPGDGERFRGRGPVQLTGRDNYTRAGKALGLPLATQPELVERPEVGFRTAAWFWRSGNGDLNPYADLETDDAYLAITRRINGGTNGLEQRRNYWTRAKAALSSRRAAT is encoded by the coding sequence ATGAGTGGTGGAGTCGTTGCGGCGTTGCTGGCCGCGGCTGTGTCTGGCGCGGGCGGTCTGTTGGTCCTGCGCCGGCGGGCGCCGGCGGGTGTGCAGGATGTCCTCACCCTGGACGAGCTGCGCGAGCTGACGCCGCGGCTCACGGAGGCCAAGCGCGTCGAGTACCTCCCGTACATCAACCAGGCGCTGCGAGAGTGGGACATCACCTCGTACGCGCGCGTGACGGCATGGCTCGGACAGATGCTGTTCGAGTCCAACCAATTTGCGGCGTGGCGCGAGGTTGGCGACGCGTCGGCCTACGAGGGGCGCGCGTCCCTCGGCAACACGCAGCCCGGCGACGGCGAGCGTTTTCGCGGCCGCGGTCCGGTGCAACTCACCGGGCGCGACAACTACACGCGAGCGGGCAAGGCGCTGGGGCTGCCGCTCGCAACCCAGCCTGAGCTGGTCGAGCGGCCCGAGGTCGGGTTTCGGACCGCCGCGTGGTTTTGGCGGTCGGGCAACGGCGACCTCAACCCGTACGCGGACCTGGAGACGGACGACGCGTATCTCGCAATCACCCGCCGCATCAACGGCGGCACCAACGGCTTGGAGCAGAGGCGCAACTACTGGACGCGGGCCAAGGCCGCGCTGTCCTCGAGGAGGGCCGCAACGTGA
- a CDS encoding recombinase family protein: MFGRLGVRAACYLRVSRGSQTVDNQRAPLERVVVARGWTPVWYEETVSGAAGRRPVYEQMMRDAQSGHVSVVVVAALDRLGRSMSQLVTAIEQLHSWGASVVALREGLDTASAGVVRTMLVGVFAALADAERQYISERTRAGLARARAQGTKSGRPIGRPRKYVDQVRAGAKLLAVGDASMRDVARRVGVPLTTLRDHLARERAAREEAERAARDAVGRMAAAADRARKP; this comes from the coding sequence ATGTTTGGACGTCTGGGCGTGCGTGCCGCGTGTTACCTCCGGGTCTCGCGAGGCAGCCAGACGGTCGATAACCAGCGGGCGCCGCTTGAGCGCGTGGTGGTTGCTCGTGGCTGGACGCCGGTCTGGTACGAGGAGACCGTCAGCGGTGCGGCAGGGCGGCGCCCCGTGTACGAGCAGATGATGCGGGACGCGCAGTCAGGTCACGTCAGCGTCGTTGTCGTGGCTGCGCTGGACCGGCTGGGTCGGTCGATGTCCCAGCTCGTGACCGCGATTGAGCAACTGCACTCGTGGGGGGCGAGCGTCGTTGCCCTCCGAGAGGGCCTGGACACCGCATCGGCCGGAGTCGTGCGTACGATGCTGGTAGGAGTGTTTGCGGCGCTCGCTGATGCCGAGCGCCAGTACATCTCCGAGCGGACGCGCGCAGGTTTGGCGCGCGCGCGCGCTCAGGGCACAAAGAGTGGCCGTCCAATCGGCCGACCGCGCAAATACGTGGACCAGGTGCGCGCCGGCGCGAAGCTGCTGGCAGTTGGTGACGCGTCCATGCGCGACGTCGCGCGGCGAGTTGGGGTGCCCCTGACAACCCTGCGCGACCATCTTGCGAGGGAGCGCGCCGCGCGAGAGGAGGCCGAGCGCGCCGCGCGTGACGCCGTGGGTAGGATGGCAGCCGCCGCCGACCGTGCGCGGAAACCCTAG
- a CDS encoding double-CXXCG motif protein, translating to MTYYVIDRSHAWPRWSGELTTSARRWSLPGLRDCPGCGETWAGLLAYPNVDLAPHTELAAQLQATGGPEDWATYSHLRDQVRAVCPPGTCLMPGTEFGPLLGAASGTWGPATLVMPPWGVLLREDALAAVQARGLRGITPVRTELVGGEQLVELALPLAGALHPDSIPGPRRQCAVCEREDWTLPEDYWLDESSLPAADAFRVADAPTLVIVTEAFRRAVGALGHSDIDYRRIDALPPRREAHHLH from the coding sequence ATGACCTATTACGTCATCGACCGCAGCCACGCCTGGCCCCGATGGTCCGGAGAGCTCACGACCAGCGCGCGGCGATGGAGCCTGCCTGGGCTCCGCGACTGCCCGGGATGCGGGGAGACGTGGGCGGGACTCCTGGCCTATCCCAACGTCGACCTGGCGCCCCACACCGAGCTCGCGGCCCAGCTCCAGGCCACGGGCGGCCCGGAGGACTGGGCAACCTACTCACACCTCCGCGACCAGGTGCGCGCGGTGTGTCCACCAGGCACATGCCTCATGCCGGGCACGGAGTTTGGTCCTCTGCTGGGCGCAGCAAGCGGGACATGGGGCCCGGCAACGCTCGTCATGCCCCCGTGGGGAGTGCTGTTGCGCGAGGACGCCCTGGCCGCGGTGCAGGCGCGGGGCCTGCGCGGCATTACGCCCGTGCGGACGGAGCTCGTGGGCGGCGAGCAGCTCGTCGAGCTCGCGCTACCACTCGCAGGCGCACTCCATCCCGACAGCATCCCGGGGCCGCGTCGGCAATGCGCTGTGTGCGAGCGCGAGGACTGGACACTCCCCGAGGACTACTGGCTTGACGAGTCGTCGCTCCCTGCCGCCGATGCGTTCCGGGTCGCAGACGCGCCAACCCTCGTCATCGTCACCGAGGCATTCCGCCGCGCAGTCGGAGCGCTCGGTCACTCCGATATCGACTATCGCCGCATCGACGCGCTACCGCCGCGCCGAGAGGCCCACCACCTCCACTGA
- a CDS encoding TIGR02269 family lipoprotein has translation MRWTWLLLTAAAALSCATVPLTDDHDDTECDDPEADRCLMPACVGEVCGLYICEDLVAASPSVVRARFPGAPVRPPIANPQRNWGAPLAGPAPQPVLVIHWYRPEQLPSQVEAEQQAKEWARRPKERHHIFPQAFRGYFRGRGINVHDWTLWMALDEHQYLHRLPYRGPWNTEWDEWIRSTKGQATKAANYERASYMVQRYNLFGIPMTYWQAAPSLQPYQRQ, from the coding sequence CGCGGCCGCACTGTCGTGCGCCACCGTGCCGCTTACGGACGACCACGACGACACGGAGTGCGACGACCCGGAGGCTGACCGCTGCCTCATGCCGGCGTGCGTCGGTGAGGTGTGCGGCCTCTACATCTGCGAGGACCTGGTGGCCGCGAGCCCCAGCGTCGTCCGCGCGCGATTTCCCGGCGCGCCGGTCCGCCCTCCCATTGCCAACCCCCAGCGCAACTGGGGCGCACCGCTCGCGGGCCCGGCACCGCAACCAGTCCTCGTCATCCACTGGTATCGGCCCGAGCAGTTGCCGAGCCAGGTAGAGGCGGAGCAACAAGCCAAGGAGTGGGCGCGACGGCCCAAGGAGCGCCACCACATCTTCCCGCAGGCGTTCCGCGGCTACTTCCGCGGCCGCGGCATCAACGTCCATGACTGGACCCTCTGGATGGCCCTCGACGAGCACCAGTACCTCCACAGGCTCCCGTACCGCGGGCCGTGGAACACAGAGTGGGACGAGTGGATACGCTCCACCAAGGGACAGGCGACCAAGGCGGCCAACTACGAGAGAGCGAGCTACATGGTCCAGCGCTACAACCTATTCGGCATCCCTATGACGTACTGGCAAGCCGCCCCCTCTCTCCAGCCGTACCAGCGCCAATGA